CCTGCCGGCTGGCGCCACGGCGCCGCCCCAGGCCTGGTTTCCCAGCCCGGCCGAGATGCACGCCGCCTACGCCCAGCACCCCTCCCTGTTGGAGGCTACCCACGCGGTGGCGGCGCGCTGTCACTTCCGCCTCGAGCTTAACCGCCCCAATTACCCTGAACTGCGCTTGCCCGCCGGGCAAACGCCGATCGAAGCGCTGCGCCAGCAAACCCTGCAAGGCGCTGCGCGCTACTACCCGGAGCGCAGCGCGGCCTTCACCGCCCGCATGGAGCACGAACTGGCCAGCATCGAAGCCAGCGGTTACACCAGCTTGTTCCTGATCATGGCCGAGATCGTGGCTTTTGCGCGCCGGGCAGATGTGCCGCTCTCCTCGCGCGGCTCGGCGGCTTCTTCACTGGTGGCGCATTGCCTGGGCATCACAACGCCCGACCCCTTGCGGCTGAACCTGTACTTCGAGCGCTTCCTCAATCCGGCCCGCCCCACCCCGCCGGACATTGACACAGATATCTGCTCCGCGCGCCGCCACGAGATCATTAAACATGTCTACCAGGAGTACGGGCCTACCCGCGTGGCACTGGTAGCCACCATCAACCGCTTCCGGCTGCGCTCCGCTTTGCGCGAAGTGGCCAAGGCGCACGGCCTAAACGCTGAGGAGATCAAGCGTATGGCCGCCCAGTTGCCCCACCGCTGGTGGCAGCCCGGCCAGCCACAAGACGCCGCCGAGCCCTACGCCGAGCTGCACACCCAGTTCACCAGCCCGCGCCAGCAAGCCGTCTTGCAGGAGGCAAGTGCCATTCTGGATATGCCCCACCATCTCTCGCTGCACCCCGGTGGCATCGTCATCGCCACCGGCTCGCTCACTGACAGTGTGCCTGTGCAGCATGCCGCCAGCGGGCGCGCCGTCACCCAGTACGATCTGAGCGGCGTGCAAAAAGTGGGGCTGGTGAAGATGGACCTGTTGGCCACGCGCGGTCTGACCGTGTTGGGTGATGTCGCCCAGCACATTGCCCAGCACCATCCCCACTTTGGCCGTACGCGCCTGGAGGTGCTGGACAACATTCCCGATGGTGACCCGGCCACCGCCGAAACAGTGCGCAATGGGCGCACCATCGGCTGCTTTCAAATCGAAAGCCCCGGCATGCGCGCCACTCTGAAAGAAGTGCAATCCGATACGATCGATAACATTATGGTGGCCCTGGCGCTGTTTCGCCCCGGGCCGCTCACCGGCGGCCTGAAGGATGCCTTCGTGCGCCGCCACCTGGGCCAAGAGCCCGTGCAGCACGTCCACCCCGCGCTCAAGCCATTGTTGGAAGAGACGCACGGCGTATTCCTCTACCAGGAACAAGTGCTGCGCGTGGCCCATGAATTGGCCGGCTTCAGCCTGGCAGACTCTGATCTGCTGCGCCGGGCGATGAGCCATTTTGATCCTGGCAAGCAGATGCAAACCCTCAAAGAGAAGTTCATCGCCGGCGCCGCCCAACGCCACGGCGTGCCTGCCGCACAGGCCCAGCGCATCTGGGACATGATGGCCGCCTTCGCTGGCTACGGTTTCCCCAAGGCGCACGCCGCCTCCTACGCGCTGACCGCCTGGCGCTCGGCCTGGTGCAAGACCCACTTCCCGGCGGAGTTCATGGCGGCAGTGCTGGCCAATTGGGGCGGCTACTATGATCAAAACACCTACCTGCTGGAAGCGCGCCGGCTGGGGCTGCCGCTGCACGCGCCACACATCAACCATTCGCAAGAGCAATTCAGCGTCAGCTACCACGCCGGCCAGCCGCACCTCTACATGGGGCTGGCCCAACTGCGCGAGCTCACCCGCAACACCCAGGCGCGCCTGATCGCCCTGCGCCCCTTCCATTCGCTCAGCGATCTGCTGGTGCGCGCCGCCCCACGCCGCGCCGAGGCGCGCAATCTGATCGAAGCCGGTGCGCTGGAGGGGCTGGGCAGCATTCCCAGCCTGCTCCATGCGCTGGAAAACGGCAGTTGGCTGCCCGGCCAGTTGCCCTTGTTTGATAGCACGCCCAGCGACCAGCCAGATTGGCCCGCGGCGCAAAAAGCTGCCGCCCAACTGCGCCTGCTGGGCGCCAACCTGGCAGCCCACCCGCTCGACGTATACGCCGCGCGCATCCAGCACGCGGGGGCGCTCAGCACGCTGGAGGCACAGGCCCGGCCAAACCAGATCATACGCGTGGCGGGCATGCGCCAAAGCTGGCGGCGGGTACGCACCAGCGCCGGCGGCTATCTATACTTCATGGATCTGGCAGACTTAGAGGGTACGCTGCGCGTGGTCATCCCGGCTGAGGTCTATCGCCAGGGCCGCGCCAGCTTTCAGGGCGAGAGGGTACTTATGGTCGAGGGGCGTTTGGAGCTCGGGCGCGAAGCGGTGGAGCCACTGTTGCGCGCCAGCCGGGTGACGCATTTCGCCGGCTAGGCGATGCGCGCCATGGCGGTGAATACCAACACCAGCGCGCCGAGCGCCAGGTTGAGCGCGATCAGACGCTGGAAGCGGCGCAGCAGCGCCGCCTCCTGGCGGTCGCTGCGCCCCTGGGCGCGCTGCAAAGCCGCCCGGCTCAACGCCGGGGTGACGCTCCAGGTCAGGTAGCCGGATACCGCCAGCATGCCAAAGAAGGCAATGTGCTTAAGGCAAATCGCCACGGCCCACGGATTGGATAGCGTGAGGAAGCCTTCATAGTTGGCGTTGCCATCCATCTGCAGCAGGCCAGTGAAGGTAAGCAAACCCAGGCTAAACCAGCCCAACGGGTCAAGGCGGCGATTGAGCGCATCTGCCCAGGTGGCAAATTGTTTCGGTTTGAGGGTGCGGCGCATGCTGGGCAGCACGAACAGCGCCAGCGCCGCCAGGCCGCCCAGCCAGGCCACCGTGGCCAGCATGTGCAGCCAAAAAGAGAGTAGCAATGCCCAGGGAGGGATGCTCATGCCGGCCGGTTACCCGTCGCCGCGTTCCGCGCACGCACTGGCGTAGCTATCGGCGGTGGCCTGATCCTCGGGCGAGAGCGGGGCAAAGCTGGCGGCCTGCAGCATCAACTCATTGGCCGAGCACCACTTCTCTTCGCGGGTCAGGCGTTCGGCCCGGTCAATCAAATCCAACGAATAGAAGGCTGAGGCCGTCGCCAAGCGGTCTTGTACGGTAAAGAAGTTGATGTCATGCAAATTGGGGGCGGCCGCCACCAGTGGCTGAAAGTATTGCACGGCCTGCTCCCAATCCACTTCCCAGAAGCTCTGGCCCACGATGTAATTCACCGCCCATTGGCGGTACATCACCGCGTCGGCATCCAGCGGGCCAATTTGCGCGGCGCGATTCAGATCATAGATGCCGCCTTCCAGGTCACCCACCGGCGGCAGAATGCGCCGCACGCCGCGGTTGCGCAGTGCGGTGTAGTACATGCCGTCAATCTCGATCGGGTTAAAGCTGGGGAAGTTAGTGCGCAAAGTATCCAGGGTGAGCAGCAGTGCATCCCAATCCTTGGCGGCCAGTTGGGCCTGGGCATCCGCATAGGCCTGGTCCTGACCGCGCAGATCAGGCGTGGGCGTGGGGCCGGCCTGATCGGGCTGCGGGGTGGCGGTGGCGCTTACACACAGCAGCGCCTGCGACAAGCTATCGAGGATGCCGGGGTATTGCGGATTAAGCTCACTGACATAGACGAAACGTTCGCGCGCCAACTCACAGCGCCCGGCTTGAAAATCCGCCTGGGCAAGCTGAAACTGGGTCTCGGCCTCGATGGCCCGCGTCAGGCTTTCGGCCCCGGTGCGCGAAGCAATGCCCGCCTGTACGCCGATCAGCACCGCCAGGACCACCACCAACACGAAGCCGGCCACGACAGCGAAGATCCAGCGGCGGCTGCGCTTGGGCGCAGGGGCCGCGGGGGAACCTGCGGGCGCCTGGGTAGGCGAAGCCTCCGGCAGGCTAGGGGTAGCTTGCGTCTCAGCCAACGAGGCGTCAGCCGCTGGCTCGCTACTGGCGGCCGGGGGAGTGTGCGTTTTGCTGGTGCGTTTTTTGGGAGAACTGGGAACGGTGTTCTCGATATTGTCAGACTCTGGCATGAAGGCGATTATACCTGTAGCTTTTTAAGGCTCGCGCCGCCCCTCATCGCCAGCTAATCGGCGGTCTGATCAGCCTGCAGGCTTTCCACCGCGGCCAGCAGCGCCTGATACTCCTCGCCACAGCCAGAGCATAGCTCAAGGTGGCGCTTGATCAAGGGCAGCGCCTGTTCGGCGTTCTTGCCGTCCAGCTCCAGCTCAACAAAGCGGTCCAGGCTCTCATAGCAACTCTCGCAGCCGATCTCCTCCTTGTGCGTAGTGAGGATGCGCTGCAAGAGCTCTTTCAGGGTGGATGTATGCACGCGTGCCATAAGTACGTCTCCTAGACGGCGCAAAGCCGGACAATATTACTCATTTATCCACCTTCAAATAAGCCCAAGGCTTCCTGAGCGGAGAAGCCAACCTGCTCTTCCAGGCGCTGTTTCATGCGCTGGCGGGCATCATGCAGCAGTTTGTACAGCGCGTTGCGGTTGGTGTCCATGCGTTCGGCCACCACCTGTAGCGGCACGCCGTCTTGCAGAATGGCCAGCATGGCGGTGCGCTGGCGTTCGGTGAGCTCCTCAAAGATCAGGCGCTCTACGTTGCGCAACAGCTCCTGGCGGGCGGCCTGGCGCTCCGGCGAAGCCGCCGGGTCGCTCAGCAGCCGCGGCGTGTATTCTTCGCCCTCGGGCGTCTCGGTATAGGCCTGCAGCGACACATCGCGCCAGCGTTTACGGCGCAGATCCGAGAGGGCAACATGGATGGCAATTTTTTGCGCCCAGGTGAGAAAGCGGCTCTCACCGCGGAAGCTATCCAAACTGGCGAGCACCTTTAGCAGCGCATCCTGCACAAAGTCCTCACTGATGGCTTCCAGATCGCCGCTGACGCGGCCAGCCAGGGCGGCACGCAAACCGCGCAACAGGACCGACCGCAGGGCTTCGATCGCCTCCGGAGAAGAGGCCCGCAAGTCCTGCAGCCAGTCCTGATTGCTACGGATATGTAGGTCAGTTGTGGTCACGCAAGGAAATCATACCAGTGGCAACGGGTTAAGGCGCATAGCAGGAAAAGGTTTGGCCGGCCTGCTGGGCCAATACCTGGCCATCGCTCTGGGCAGACACGCGGGGGAAGCCAGGCTCCGCGCTGACCTGTTGCCAGGCGGCAGCAGCCCGCTGGCGTGACAGCGTCCACTCCCGCCAGCTTTGCCCATAGCCATCCTCAAAGTAGGCATTACAGGCGATGGCGACGGCCAACTGATCGGCCAGCGCCTGGTTTCCGGCGGCACGCTGAGTGTAGTAGCCCTCCACCAAAGCGGGCAGTGCATCCGGCGACAGGCCGGCCAGGTGGACATAATCCACCGCCTGGCGCGTGGAGCTGCTGGCCGTCTGCAACCCATGGGCGATGTTGGCACGCGTGGTGAAAGCATCCAGATTCACCACGGGCAAGCTGGCCACAAAGCCGCAGGCGGCCAGCAACACCGTGGCGGCAAACCAGCGTTGCCGCCCGCTGAGCTCCAGGATCACCAGCGCCAGCAACAACAGGCCCAGCCAGATCATAAACAGATGAGGCAGCAAGCGCATGCTGGTGAAGCCATAGGCGGCTTCGTACAACTGCAGGCGCTGAAAGGCAGATACCAACACCACCGCGATGAGCGCCAGCAGCAGCACGCCCAGGGCAGAAAAGTAGCCTTGCTGGCGGGTGCTGCGCCGCGTCAGGCTGCTGAGCAGCACGAACAAGGCCAGCACCAAGGCGGCTACCAGGCACAACTCAGCGAAGCCACGGCGTGCATACTCAGCATACGTGGCGGTACTCAGGCTGCCGAGCACGTTCTCGGCCCCGCCGAAAAAGTAGCGAAACTGGACAACGACGAAAGCAGCCAGCAACAGGGCCACACTGGCCAGCACGACGCCTGCCTCAGTGAAGCCGATGAAGGGCTTAAGTGGCCCGGTTTTGGCCGCGCCGTGCTGGCTGCGCAGGAAGGCGTAGTGATACGCGCCGTACACCAGAATGGCCACCAGCCCCACCAGCACCAGCCGGAAGAGATACTCCGGCAGGCGTTCGATGCGCAGAAAGCTGAAGGTCTGCTGCAGCCCTTCGGCAAAGTAGCTATCGGCCGAGGCCAGCAAGGCCCCCAAAACAAACACTACCGGCAATGCCAGCAGCACGCCACGCAGCCAGGCGGCCCAGGGGCGCGGCACGGCTTTGCCACGCCGCGCCGCCGGCTTGAGCTCAGCACTGGCCAGCCAGCCAGCCGGCAGCAGGCTGGCCAGCTTGACGGCGAAATCGCTAAAGCGATAGTTCAGCCAATCGCCCGCCAGGAAATCGGCAGCGAAGAGCAGCAGCAACAGCAGCGCAAAGCCGCGCGTAAACAGCAGGGTGTACTCTTCCGTCAGGAAGCTGCTTACCGCGGCGAAACCAAACGACGCCAGGGCCAGCGGCCAACTGCGCCGGGCAGCGTGCAGGCGCACTTGCGTCGCCAGCCACAGGCCAGCCGCCAGCAGCAGGCTGATGAACAGGGTGAACGAGAACCCCCAGCGCTGATCCCAAAACAATTGATCAAACGCCAAACCAAGGGCAATACAGACGGGAATAAAAAACGCAGGGCGCGACAAACGGGCCATAGGGCCTCCTCAGTGCAAAGGTTGTGTGCTATTACCCCCTACCCTGCCTATCAAAAGCTATCTCAACCTATCCGAATGGAACTCAAAATCATCGTAATGATCATGAGCAGCGCCAGGATGGCAAAGGCCACCTGGCTGAACGACATTTTGGGTTTCTCTTGTTTCTTGGCCATAGTTTCCTCGAGGGGGAACTATACCTCAGTAGCCCGGTCAGGAAACACTTTCTGGATCGCAGCGGACAGCTCGGCCAGCGAGACGGGCTTGGTGATGTAGCCATTGGCGCCTGCTTGCAGCAACGCCTGCATGGTGCGCTCGTTGAACTCGGAGCTGAGGATCAGCACCGGCACCGTGGCGAACTCCGCCCGCTGGCGCATGAACTCCAGGAAATCCTGCCCACTCACCTGAGGCATGTTCAGATCCAGCAGGATCAGATCGCAGGGTTGCTGCGCCAGCAGCGCCTGGGCGGCACTGGGTGCATCCAGGAAGCTGCGCGTCTGAAAATCCAGCAGCTTGAGCATCAGGGCGATGGCGGCCGCCATCTCGGCGTCATCATCCACCAGCCAGGCCAGGCGCGGCTTATTCAAGGTGCTCCTTGATGCTGGCCGCCAGGCTGGAGGTGATGCCACTCACCGCGGTCAACTGCGCTAGATCTGCCTGGCGCAACGCCTCCAGCGAGCCGAAGGCTTTGAGCAGGGCGCGGCGACGCTGCGGGCCGATGCCAGGAATGCTATCGAGCTGTGAAACCAGGCTGCTCTTGCCGCGGCGGTTGCGGTGGGCGGTGATGGCGAAGCGGTGCGCCTCATCACGAATGCGTTGCAGCAGGAACAGGCCGGGGGCATTGCGCGGCAAAAGCAGCCCCTGGGCGTGCCCCGGGCGGAAGACCTCTTCATTTTGCTTGGCCAGTGAAATCAATGGCACGCGGTCAAGCAGGTTGAATTCCTCGAGCACCGCCACGGCCCGCGCCAATTGGCCGCGGCCGCCATCCACGATCAGCAGGTCGGGCAGGTTGGCAAAGGCGGCATCGGGCGCCTTGCCGGGCACTTCACCCGGCTGCTCGGCCAGCTGCTCTGCGGCGGCCCAGCGTTTGAAGCGCCGGGTCAGCACCTCTTGCATGCTGGCGAAATCATCCGGGCCTTCAACGCTCTTGATGTTGAAGCGCCGGTACAGCTTGGTGTTGGGTACGCCGCGGGAGAACACCACCATGCTGCTTACCGCCGCGGTCCCCTGTGTGTTGGAAATGTCGTAGCACTCAATACGCTCCGGGGCGCGCGGCAAGCCCAGCGCTTCCTGCAGATCGCTCAGCGCTTCGGTTTGGCGGTGGGCATCCGCCCTCCACTGCGTCTGCAAGGCCGCCAGGGTCTCGGCGGCGTTCTCGGCGGCCATCTGGATCAGATCGTGCTTGGGGCCCTGGCGTGGAATTTTGATCTCCACACCGCCTTCGCCGCGCCGCTGGCTAAGCCACTGGCGGATCACCTGGGCCTCCTCCACCTCTTGTGGCAGCAAGACTTCGGGCGGCACGCTGGCGGCCTGCTCGTAATACTGCTTGATGAACTCAGCCATCACGTCCGCATCCGGGCTCTCGGCGGTATTTTCCATCATGAAGAATTCACGCCCGATGAGCTTGCCACCGCGAATGAAGAACACCTGTACGCAAGCCTCGCGCTCGGCGCGCGCCATGGCAATCACATCACTATCGACATAATCGCTGGAGATCACCTTTTGACGTTCGACAATGCTTTCGATCGCCTGCAACTGGTCGCGCAGGCTGGCGGCTTTTTCATATTGCAGCTTGGCCGAGGCCAGTTGCATCTCGGCGGTGAGGCGGTTGGCGATCGGCTCGGTGCGCCCGTTGAGGAACTCACACAGGTCCGAGATCATCTGGCGGTAATTGGCCTGATCGATCTTGCCGATGCACGGGGCGGTGCACAACTTGATGTCATAGTACAGGCAGGCGCGCGTATCTGTGCCGGTGATCTCGCGATCACACGTGAGATAAGGGAAGATCTTGCGCAGCACATCCAGAGTTTTGTGCACCGCCCACACGCTGGTATACGGGCCGAAATAGCGCGAGCCGTCACTGACCATCTGGCGCGTCACCGTCACCTTGGGGAAAGGATCCGCCCAGTGCACCTTGATATAGGGATAGCGCTTGTCGTCTTTGAGGCGGATGTTGTAGTGCGGCCGGTGCTTTTTGATTAGGTTCATCTCAAGGATGAGCGCCTCAAGCTCTGAATCGACCACGATCCATTCGATGTCACGCACGCGTTGCACCATGTGCTCGGTGCGCGGGTGGTGTTGCGCGCCGGCATGGAAGTACGAGCGCACCCGGCTGCGCAAACTGAGCGCCTTGCCAATATAGATCACCTTGCCGCTCTCATCTTTCATGAGATAGCAGCCCGTGCGATCCGGCAGTGTGCTTAGCTGGGCCTGAATGTGTTCGGGGGGAAACATCGCACAGATATTCTAGCATCCGTGCGTAGGCGCTGCGTAGATGCAGCGTAAGAATCGGCGTTAGGCCGGGGTGTCGCGCAGACGCTGGCGGGCGGCACGCTTGGCCAGCACTTCGCGGTAGAGCTCATCGTAGCCCTTGAAGGTGCGCTCCAGGGTGTGCTGCTCGGCGATCTCACGGGCGCGGGCGCTGAACGAGCTGGCCGACTGGTTGTTGAGCAATTTGATGATCGCGGCGGTCATGCCGCGCTCATCGCCCGAGCGCACCAGGTAGCCGCTCTTGCCGTGCTCAACCATCTCCGATACCGAGGTGGCATCCACCGCCACGACCGGCAGCCCGCTGGCAATCGCCTCCAACAGCACTAGGCTCTGCACTTCCATCTCGCTGGCGGTGACGAACAGGTCAGCCATCCGGAACACTTTGGGCAGCTCGCTCTTGGCGTCCACGAAGCCCGGGAAGTGGCTGCGCTCGGCGATGCCCAGCTCAGCACACAGGGCAATCAGCTCCTGGCGCTCCACGCCGTCACCGGCGATCAGCAGGTGCGCCTGCGGGTTCTGGCGCATGGCCTGCGCGGCGGCGCGCACCACCGCGGGCACGTTCTTTTCGCTATCCAGGCGCCCAGCATGCAGGATCACCGCCGCCCCTGCCGGCAAGCCAAACTTCTGGCGCAAGGCGGCTTCTTCCTCCGCGGGCAGCGGCTCGGCGGTGAAGCGGCTGAGGTCAGCGCCGTTGCTCACTACGCGCACATCCACCTTGGTCTCTTCGTGGATCTCCCGCGCGGCGCGCAGCGAGGGCGCTACGACCAGATCGCAGCGCCGGATCACACCACGCGCATAGGCCCATGAGATCGATTCGACGGTGCGTGCCACCGCGGGCATATCGGGCAAATAGGCATTGATCAGCCAGGGCATGGCGTGGGCGGTGAGCAGCACGGGAATGCGCAGGGCGCGTGCCGCGGCAATGCCGGCCAGGCCGGAATTGGTGGGATCATGCAAATGGACAATATCGGCCTGGAATTCCTGCAGGGCGGCTTTCATTTCCCCGGCGCCCCACACGGTGAGCCGCTGGCCTACGCGTAGTGGGTTGCGCCACGAGGTCAGGCGCACCAACTGCACCCCATGGCTTTCGGCTTGGTAGGCTTCTTTGCGGTCAGACGCACTAATCACCATCACCGCATGGCCCAAGCCCACGGCGCCACGCGCCAAGCGCTCCACCATAAAGGATTGCCCGCTGACCATAGGCGGATAGGACTGGCAAATGTGCGCAATCTTCATATAAATTCGGGTTACATCATAGCCGCAATTTCAGCGGTTTTTGCATGGGTTAGCTCGATCAAGCTGGCCGGCGGCAAGGAGATGTTCAAGCCGCGCTGCCCGCCGGATACATAGATCTGTGCAAACGCCAGGGCGCTACGATCCAGCACGACTTCGAAGCCTTTGGCTACCAGTGCCAGCGGCGAGATGCCACCGGTTTGCAAGCCGGTCAATTTCTCGGCCTGCGCCTGAGAGGCTAACTGCAGCTTCTTGCCGCCCAGGGCGCGGCCCAGCGCCTTGAGCTCGATCTGCGCAGCGGCGGGCACAACCCCCAGCACCGGCTTGCCGCCTTCGGGGCGAATGGCCACAATCGTCTTGTACATCTGGGCTGGGTCAATGCCTAAATAGGCCGCGGCTTCAAGGCCGCTGAGCTTCTCAGCAGGCAGGGCATGTGCTTGGTACGCTATCCCCTTGGCAGCCAACATACGCGTAACGTTGTTTACCAAGCTCATGTTATTCCTCCCCTCGCCCAGCAATAATGCGGATCTTCTCCCATGGCTTCAGATCGGCGCTTTCCGCCAGCAAGGTGCGCACATCGTAGAGCTGGTCGCGCAGCAGGGCGGCCTGCTCAAACTCCAGGTTCTTGGCCGCGGCGCGCATGCGCGCCTCCAACTCGCTGATCAGGCGCTCCATCTCCTTGCGCGACATGTCCTTGTCCGCGCTGGTCTTGTAGTCGGCCTGGCTCTCGGCCATCGAATGCACGCGGATCTGGTCAGTCAGATCGCGCACGGCCTTGATAATGCCCACCGGCTCGATGCCATGTGCCTGGTTGTAAGCCACTTGCTTCTCGCGACGGCGCTCGGTTTCCTGAATGGCGTAGCGCATCGAATCGGTCATTTTGTCGGCATACATGATCACGCGGCCGCGCACGTGGCGCGCCGCCCGGCCAATGGTCTGGATCAGGGCCGTCTCTGAACGCAAGAAGCCCTCTTTGTCCGCATCCAGGATCGCCACCAACGAGACCTCGGGCAGGTCGAGGCCCTCGCGCAGCAGGTTGATCCCCACCACGACGTCAAACACGCCCAGGCGCAGATCGCGCAGGATGCTGATGCGATCGAGGGTATCCACCTCGGAATGCAGGTAATGTACTTTGATGCCCAGCTCGAGCAAATACTCGGAGAGGTCTTCGGCCATGCGTTTGGTGAGCGTGGTGACCAGGACGCGTTCGCCTTCGGCAATGCGCTTATTGATCTCGCCGATCAGGTCATCCACCTGGCCGGCAATCGGGCGCACCTCCACCTGCGGGTCCACCAGCCCCGTGGGGCGGATGATCTGCTCCACCACTTGCTGGGCGTGCTTAAGCTCATACTCCGCCGGGGTGGCCGAGGTGTACATCACATAGCCCAGGCGCTCTTCAAATTCGTCAAAGGTCAGCGGGCGGTTATCCACCGCCGAGGGCAGGCGGAAGCCGTACTCCACCAGCACTTCTTTGCGGGCGCGGTCCCCGTTGTACATCCCACGCACTTGTGGAATGGTCATGTGCGACTCGTCGATGATCATCAGAAAATCGGCGGGGAAGTAATCGATCAGCGTCCAGGGCGGCGTGCCCGGGGCGCGCTGGTCCATATGGCGCGAGTAATTCTCGATGCCGCTGCAATAGCCCACCTGGCGCAGCATCTCCAGGTCGTAGCGTGTGCGTTGCTCCAGGCGCTGGGCCTCCAACAGCTTGTCGTGCGATTTAAGGAAGGCCAGGCGTTCAACCAGCTCCTGCTCGATGCCGATGATCGCCGCGGCCAGCTTGTCTTCGTCGGTGATGAAGTGCTTGGCCGGAAAGATGGCAATGGTTTGCATCTCCCGGCGAATTTCTCCGGTCACGGTGTGGATCTCGGTAAGGCGTTCCACCTCATCACCGAAGAAGGTGATGCGGTAGGCCAGTTTATCCTGATAGGCTGGCACCACTTCCAGCGTGTCGCCGCGCACGCGAAAAGCGCCGGGCGAGAGATCCGTATCCTTGCGCTCGTAGTGAATATCCACCAGGTGGCGCAACAAATTATCACGGCGGTAGACCTTGCCGCTTTCCAGATTCAGCACCACGCGGCCGTAGGCCTCCGGGTTGCCCAAACCATAGATGCACGACACCGAAGCCACCACGATCGTGTCGGAGCGCGACATCAGGGAGGTGGTGGCAGCCAGGCGCAGACGCTCGATCTCCTCATTGATGTCGGTCTCTTTTTCTATATAGAGGTCACTGCGCGGCACGTACGCTTCCGGCTGGTAATAGTCGTAGTACGAGGTAAAGAACTCCACCGCGTTGTTGGGAAAGAATTCTTTGAACTCAGCGTAGAGTTGTGCCACCAGCGTTTTGTTATGCGCCAGCACCAAGGTGGGCTTTTGCACCGCCTGGATGATGTTGGCCATGCTGAAAGTTTTGCCGGTGCCCGTGGCGCCTAGCAACACCTGTTGACGCTGACCCTGCTTGTAGCCGGCCAACAACTTCTCGATGGCTTCGGGCTGATCGCCAGTGGGTTTGAAGGGAGCTTGAAGGTCAAAGAGGGCTGCCATCCGTCTATTATAGAACATCGGTTTCCAAATGAATAGTTGCTGTGGATTCAATGCGCTGAATTGACGAAGCCCCTACGCCAACGTATAATCCTCACGTTTAACCCTCATAGGACTGGTGTACTTAAATGGAATCTCTTCTCGATATTGCAATTTTGATTGTCTCCGTGGCCCTGGTTGCCACCATTGTGCTGCAGAGCAAACAGGCTGGCCTGGGCGGCTTGGGCGGGGCTGAAATGACCACCTCGTTCTCCACGCGCCGCGGCTTGGAAAAGACCCTGTTCCGCGTCACCATCGTTTTGAGCGTGGTTTTCTTCCTGCTGGCCATTTACACGGTCTACGTTTCGGGCTAATTTCTGCCTTCGGGTAGCCCCGCCCACTCATCATGCGTAAGCTTCGTTGGCAGCTCATTCTGGTGGGGCTGGCCCTGGCGGCCATCGCCATCCTGCTGCTGGCGCGCCAACCGCTGCTGCGCGGCCTGGGCGCCGAGCCCGGCCAAGGCGGCACCTATATCGAAGGCCTGGTGGGCACGATCGGCCGCCTGAACCCGCTGCTCGACGATGCCAACCCGGCCGATCAGGACATTGACCGCCTGATCTTCAGTGGCTTGCTGCGCTACGACGAGCGCGGCAACCCGCAGCCCGATCTCGCCGAGGCCTGGGGCGTTTCGATCACCGGGGAAACCTACAACATCACCTTGCGCCCCAACCTCACCTGGCATGACGGCGCAGCGCTCACCACCCAAGACGTCGCCTTCACGATTGACCTGATGCGCAATGCCGAGCTGCCCATCGCCGCCGATCTGCGCGCGCTATGGGCCAA
The DNA window shown above is from Anaerolineales bacterium and carries:
- a CDS encoding DUF4173 domain-containing protein — protein: MARLSRPAFFIPVCIALGLAFDQLFWDQRWGFSFTLFISLLLAAGLWLATQVRLHAARRSWPLALASFGFAAVSSFLTEEYTLLFTRGFALLLLLLFAADFLAGDWLNYRFSDFAVKLASLLPAGWLASAELKPAARRGKAVPRPWAAWLRGVLLALPVVFVLGALLASADSYFAEGLQQTFSFLRIERLPEYLFRLVLVGLVAILVYGAYHYAFLRSQHGAAKTGPLKPFIGFTEAGVVLASVALLLAAFVVVQFRYFFGGAENVLGSLSTATYAEYARRGFAELCLVAALVLALFVLLSSLTRRSTRQQGYFSALGVLLLALIAVVLVSAFQRLQLYEAAYGFTSMRLLPHLFMIWLGLLLLALVILELSGRQRWFAATVLLAACGFVASLPVVNLDAFTTRANIAHGLQTASSSTRQAVDYVHLAGLSPDALPALVEGYYTQRAAGNQALADQLAVAIACNAYFEDGYGQSWREWTLSRQRAAAAWQQVSAEPGFPRVSAQSDGQVLAQQAGQTFSCYAP
- a CDS encoding response regulator; this translates as MNKPRLAWLVDDDAEMAAAIALMLKLLDFQTRSFLDAPSAAQALLAQQPCDLILLDLNMPQVSGQDFLEFMRQRAEFATVPVLILSSEFNERTMQALLQAGANGYITKPVSLAELSAAIQKVFPDRATEV
- a CDS encoding CopD family protein, coding for MSIPPWALLLSFWLHMLATVAWLGGLAALALFVLPSMRRTLKPKQFATWADALNRRLDPLGWFSLGLLTFTGLLQMDGNANYEGFLTLSNPWAVAICLKHIAFFGMLAVSGYLTWSVTPALSRAALQRAQGRSDRQEAALLRRFQRLIALNLALGALVLVFTAMARIA
- a CDS encoding DNA polymerase III subunit alpha, which translates into the protein MVVHLNAHSHFSLLAGVPAPAELAAAAAAAGQPALALTDHNRLSGVVEFAEACASYNIQPLFGLHVVLPGGLPLVLLAEDARGWANLCRLSSALLHEENDERRPLSLAELQRNHAGLLCLAGSPAVADPLMPTAELTAVAQLFAGRGYLQAPPTAVEPSLALARQLGLPAVACWPVYYLQPEQAELQRTLTAMRLNTPRQRLPAGATAPPQAWFPSPAEMHAAYAQHPSLLEATHAVAARCHFRLELNRPNYPELRLPAGQTPIEALRQQTLQGAARYYPERSAAFTARMEHELASIEASGYTSLFLIMAEIVAFARRADVPLSSRGSAASSLVAHCLGITTPDPLRLNLYFERFLNPARPTPPDIDTDICSARRHEIIKHVYQEYGPTRVALVATINRFRLRSALREVAKAHGLNAEEIKRMAAQLPHRWWQPGQPQDAAEPYAELHTQFTSPRQQAVLQEASAILDMPHHLSLHPGGIVIATGSLTDSVPVQHAASGRAVTQYDLSGVQKVGLVKMDLLATRGLTVLGDVAQHIAQHHPHFGRTRLEVLDNIPDGDPATAETVRNGRTIGCFQIESPGMRATLKEVQSDTIDNIMVALALFRPGPLTGGLKDAFVRRHLGQEPVQHVHPALKPLLEETHGVFLYQEQVLRVAHELAGFSLADSDLLRRAMSHFDPGKQMQTLKEKFIAGAAQRHGVPAAQAQRIWDMMAAFAGYGFPKAHAASYALTAWRSAWCKTHFPAEFMAAVLANWGGYYDQNTYLLEARRLGLPLHAPHINHSQEQFSVSYHAGQPHLYMGLAQLRELTRNTQARLIALRPFHSLSDLLVRAAPRRAEARNLIEAGALEGLGSIPSLLHALENGSWLPGQLPLFDSTPSDQPDWPAAQKAAAQLRLLGANLAAHPLDVYAARIQHAGALSTLEAQARPNQIIRVAGMRQSWRRVRTSAGGYLYFMDLADLEGTLRVVIPAEVYRQGRASFQGERVLMVEGRLELGREAVEPLLRASRVTHFAG
- a CDS encoding sigma-70 family RNA polymerase sigma factor, with the protein product MTTTDLHIRSNQDWLQDLRASSPEAIEALRSVLLRGLRAALAGRVSGDLEAISEDFVQDALLKVLASLDSFRGESRFLTWAQKIAIHVALSDLRRKRWRDVSLQAYTETPEGEEYTPRLLSDPAASPERQAARQELLRNVERLIFEELTERQRTAMLAILQDGVPLQVVAERMDTNRNALYKLLHDARQRMKQRLEEQVGFSAQEALGLFEGG